One window of the Candidatus Jettenia sp. genome contains the following:
- the murC gene encoding UDP-N-acetylmuramate--L-alanine ligase has protein sequence MQAYMSPLENQFNYRPSSGHCVYFIGIGGIGMSAIARILINEGCVVTGSDVRSSSLTSTLEKMGARINIKQDGSFMTSKTDVVVVSSAISEDNPDLKTARKLGIKVVKYSQILGCLMKEKRGIAISGTHGKTTTSAMISTILKTSGLDPTFVIGGEVPDIGGNSHLGKGNLFVAEACEYDRSFLNLAPQIGVITNIEEDHLDYYENIEKIIHAFGDFASLISKEGLLVVNNNDANVALAIQRAHCKVETYSLDNASDWRGEIHSVNDGVTRFKVFRKETFFDEFLLKIPGAHNVLNALAATAVCTYIGVEKDAMRAALASFNGANRRFQIVGVKNDVTIIDDYAHHPTEISVTLRAARGLYPGRRIWCVFQPHQYSRTRHLLKGFSRSFQNADKVIFADIYAARDSEYERTAMNSMKLCEETRTMGVDVCYIPHLCDITKELSSQVKPGDVVITMGAGDVGKVAYDLVSNLG, from the coding sequence ATGCAAGCATATATGTCGCCGTTAGAGAATCAGTTTAATTATCGTCCTTCAAGTGGGCATTGTGTATACTTTATTGGAATTGGTGGTATAGGGATGAGTGCTATTGCACGTATTCTTATCAATGAAGGTTGTGTCGTAACCGGTTCGGATGTAAGGAGCTCTTCATTAACTTCAACCTTAGAGAAAATGGGTGCCAGGATTAATATCAAGCAGGATGGGAGTTTCATGACATCCAAGACCGATGTGGTGGTAGTCTCTTCAGCAATTTCTGAAGATAATCCGGATCTGAAGACTGCCAGAAAATTAGGGATAAAGGTAGTGAAGTATTCACAAATACTCGGTTGCCTGATGAAAGAGAAACGGGGTATCGCAATTAGTGGTACGCATGGAAAGACAACCACAAGCGCAATGATTTCTACCATATTAAAGACATCAGGGTTAGACCCGACATTTGTCATAGGAGGAGAAGTACCCGATATTGGTGGAAATTCACATTTGGGAAAGGGGAACTTATTTGTGGCAGAGGCCTGTGAATATGACCGGTCATTTTTAAACCTTGCCCCGCAGATAGGGGTGATTACGAATATAGAAGAGGACCACCTGGACTATTATGAGAACATAGAAAAGATAATCCATGCGTTTGGTGATTTTGCATCGTTAATTTCAAAAGAAGGCCTCTTGGTAGTAAACAATAACGATGCCAACGTAGCGCTTGCGATACAAAGAGCCCATTGTAAGGTGGAGACCTATTCATTGGATAATGCCTCTGACTGGCGTGGCGAGATCCATTCGGTAAATGACGGCGTAACGAGGTTTAAAGTCTTTCGGAAAGAAACCTTTTTTGATGAATTTTTGCTGAAAATACCCGGTGCGCATAACGTATTGAATGCATTGGCGGCAACTGCTGTATGTACCTATATTGGAGTGGAGAAAGATGCTATGAGAGCTGCATTGGCATCGTTTAACGGGGCGAATAGGAGGTTTCAAATAGTTGGGGTGAAGAATGATGTTACGATAATTGATGATTATGCCCATCATCCGACGGAGATAAGTGTTACCTTACGAGCGGCAAGAGGGCTGTATCCTGGGAGAAGGATATGGTGTGTATTCCAACCGCATCAATATAGCCGAACCCGTCATTTACTGAAGGGATTCTCAAGATCCTTTCAGAATGCAGACAAGGTAATTTTTGCGGATATTTATGCAGCCCGTGATAGTGAATATGAGAGGACGGCGATGAACTCGATGAAATTATGTGAGGAGACCCGTACTATGGGTGTCGACGTATGTTATATTCCACACTTATGTGATATCACAAAAGAGCTTTCTTCCCAGGTAAAACCCGGCGATGTGGTAATAACAATGGGTGCAGGTGATGTAGGGAAAGTCGCTTATGATTTAGTATCAAATTTAGGATAA
- a CDS encoding HAMP domain-containing protein, giving the protein MIRNSLWKRMVFGYVIIALFMSAMSFYLFLRLNHINKVVDSIVNIDIPSIKNGEKLVDNLLEQIRNEKKYLITKDRAFLNLFDKKKIDFFDRLQSLKKSTPNNKEKKVVINQIKEFYNKYIAMASKEFILLGYDKIIPPDIHYEDKKKRTLDRLTQSINKLILTQRATLIQKIELFQKTTHKSTRIFFAIISFAILCGVIFSCFFTYSICSPIKILKNATEHIAHGDLDYRVVVKSHDEIGTLGTAFNQMCNKLKEIDQMKSEFISNISHNLKTPLTAIREANELMLDKIAGQISKPQMKLLNIIKENTLRLIMMINDLLDISRFEAGLMRYNFQYANIQDVIHKSIDEIRFLAESKNIYIQWRNGVSIPKFC; this is encoded by the coding sequence ATGATTAGAAACAGCCTTTGGAAACGAATGGTCTTCGGATATGTCATCATTGCATTATTTATGTCTGCAATGAGTTTTTATTTATTTCTCCGTCTGAACCATATTAATAAGGTTGTTGACTCAATTGTGAATATCGATATTCCTTCCATTAAAAATGGAGAGAAATTAGTAGATAACCTTCTTGAACAGATTCGAAACGAGAAAAAATACCTTATTACTAAAGACCGGGCTTTTTTAAACCTCTTTGATAAGAAAAAAATAGATTTCTTTGATCGGCTTCAATCTTTAAAAAAATCTACGCCTAATAACAAAGAAAAGAAGGTAGTGATAAACCAAATAAAAGAATTTTATAATAAATATATCGCCATGGCTTCTAAAGAGTTCATATTGTTAGGTTACGATAAGATTATTCCACCTGATATCCATTATGAAGACAAAAAGAAGAGAACCCTCGACCGGCTCACACAATCTATCAACAAGCTAATCCTTACACAACGAGCCACCTTAATTCAAAAGATTGAATTATTTCAAAAGACTACCCATAAATCTACCAGAATATTCTTTGCCATTATCTCATTTGCTATCCTATGTGGAGTAATTTTTTCTTGTTTCTTCACCTACAGCATATGCTCTCCAATAAAAATTCTAAAAAATGCTACAGAACATATTGCTCATGGAGATTTAGATTATCGTGTTGTTGTTAAATCTCATGATGAAATTGGCACCCTGGGAACGGCGTTCAATCAAATGTGCAACAAATTAAAAGAAATTGATCAAATGAAATCAGAATTTATATCTAATATCTCACATAATTTGAAAACCCCTTTAACAGCGATACGAGAGGCTAATGAACTTATGCTCGACAAAATCGCCGGCCAAATTTCAAAACCTCAAATGAAACTCCTTAATATTATTAAGGAAAATACTCTTCGGCTTATTATGATGATTAATGATCTGCTGGATATTTCACGATTTGAAGCAGGATTGATGAGATACAATTTTCAATATGCCAATATTCAGGATGTTATCCATAAGAGCATTGATGAAATACGCTTTTTGGCAGAAAGTAAAAACATTTATATTCAATGGAGAAACGGAGTATCTATTCCGAAATTTTGTTAG
- a CDS encoding cell wall metabolism sensor histidine kinase WalK — MEKRSIYSEILLDRDKISQVLDNIFSNAIKFTPSGGTIMVKAHEIETVNISRVFKEQNRLQNVRSFIQISISDTGVGIPVEYHKKIFDKFQQVVNKGKGGIKGTGLGLFIAKHVILDHGGDIWVENNEGNGCTFHFTLPSRYDYILHS; from the coding sequence ATGGAGAAACGGAGTATCTATTCCGAAATTTTGTTAGATCGTGACAAGATTTCCCAGGTACTCGACAATATCTTTAGCAATGCTATCAAATTCACTCCATCGGGAGGAACCATCATGGTAAAAGCGCATGAGATTGAAACCGTGAACATTTCCCGTGTTTTTAAAGAACAGAATCGACTGCAAAATGTACGTTCTTTCATTCAGATCAGCATATCTGATACTGGGGTTGGAATACCGGTTGAATATCACAAAAAGATCTTCGATAAATTTCAACAGGTTGTTAACAAGGGAAAAGGAGGCATAAAAGGAACAGGGTTAGGCCTCTTCATCGCAAAGCATGTTATCCTTGATCATGGAGGTGATATTTGGGTAGAAAATAACGAGGGAAATGGCTGTACTTTCCATTTTACACTTCCTTCCAGATATGACTATATTTTACATTCTTAA